The sequence below is a genomic window from Pyrobaculum sp. 3827-6.
AGTCAGCCCGCCTGGCGGAGACTTCACCGAGCCGGTTACGTCAAATACCCTCCGCTTCATTGGGGCCTTCTGGCCGCTGTCGCCTAGGCTAGCCTATAGCCGCCACTACCCGGCTATTGACTGGCTAGTTGCCTTCTCTAGGTACGTGGACACTGTCGAGGTATGGTGGTCTAAGAATGTGGCGCCGGAGTGGAGAAGGATTAGAGACACATTGCAGTCTATTCTGGTCAAGGAAGCTGAGTTGCAGGAAATCGTGAGGATTCTCGGAACCGAGGCATTGAGCGAGTACGAGAAGCATATCTTAAACGTGGCGTTTATGGTGAGGGAGGGCTTCCTAAAGCAAGACGCCTACAACCCAGTGGATACGCCCTCGGCGCCGATCAAGCAGTTCTTGTTGATGAAAGCTATCTACACCTACTATGAGGAGGGTCTTAAGGCCATCGAAGCCGGCGTTGCAGCCTCGGTATTGAGAGAATTAGACACTGTCAAGAGACTGCCGAGGCTGAGAATGGAAGTTAATAATGACGTCGCAAAAGAAGAGTTAACAAAGTTCATAGAGTCTCTTATTGCCGATATAAGGAAAGCCGCAGGTAAAAAGGCATAGACGTAGCGGCATTTTTCACTTAATAGGACGCGCTGATGGTCTGCGCGTTTGTGATTTTTATGACTGTAGGGGTGTCGTGGGGTTTAACTACGTCGTTGGTGTATTGAAATGTTTTTATACTTCTTGGCGTAGGACGGCGTGGGCAGAGTCACTCTAGGTGTCAAGGAGGTTGCTGTGGTTCCGAAGGAGGAGGCGAGGGAACTCTTGAGGAGGCTGAGGCTGAGGCCTTGGCAACTCCCGTGGATTAGATCCAGCGACCCCTTGGCTCAATTAGCTGGGGCTAAGCCGGGGGATGTACTTAAGATTGTTAGGGAGTCGCCGACGGCTGGGGAGGCGGTGGCTTATCGCCTAGTGGTGCCGGGGTAATTAAACTTTTTATACTTCACTCTCTGGGGGGGCAATGGTTGATCTCCTCCCGTTGCCTGTAATTACCTCGCCCTCAGACGGGGGGTTCCCCACGAGGGATGATAGGTGGGTTTTGGTGGAGAGGTTTATTAAGGATAAGGGGCTGGCTAGCCACCAAATTAAGTCATTTAACGATTTCTTGGATAAGAAGCTACCTCGGATTGTTGAGGATTTCAAGGTTGTGGAAACTGAGATTAAGGGGCTTAAGCTGGTGTTGGAGAGGATTGAGGTAGGGTGGCCTAGGATTAAGGAGAGTGACGGCTCCGAGTCGTTGATATACCCCATGGAGGCGCGGCTCCGCAACGCCACCTACTCAGCCCCTCTGTACCTAACTGCGACTCTCTACGTCGATGACGAGCCCTACGCCACCGAGACTTTTTACGTCGGAGAGCTACCCATTATGGTTAAGTCTAAGCGCTGTAACTTAACTAGGCTGAGGGCTAGTGAATATGCGAAGAGGTTCGAGGATCCGCAGGACTTCGGGGGGTACTTCATAATAAATGGTAGCGAGAGGGTAATTATATCGCAGGAGGATCTCGTCGCTGATAGGCCTATCTACGACAAGGGCGACAAGCCCTCGGTTAGGTATCTGGCCAAGACTATCTCCACCGGCATTGGGTATAGGAGCACCTTAACTGTGGAGTTCAGCCGAGATGGGGTGATCTACGCCACGCTCTCGGCGATGCCTGTCAAGATACCATTCCCCATATACATGAAGGCTCTTGGCCTTGAGACAGATGAGGAGGTTGTCAAGGCGGTGTCGGACGACCCTGAGATTCAGAAGGAGCTTCTCCCGTCGCTGATAGCGGCTAACCAGATAGCCATCACTAGAGAAGATGCCTTGGATTTCATCGGCGGTAAGGTGGCCGTGGGGCAACCCAGGCCTGTGAGAGTTGAGCGTGCTCTGCAGTTGCTAGACAGGTACTTCCTGCCTCACCTCGGCACGACAGTGGCCGACGAGAAGAGACAACAGGAGATTAGGTTGAAGAAGGCGTTGATGCTTGGGCAGATAGTAAAGGGGCTGGTGGAGCTACACCTGGGCAGGAGGAAGCCCGACGACAAGGACCACGTGGCCAACAAGAGGGTGCGTCTCGTCGGGGATTTGATGACTCAGCTTTTCCGCACCGTGTTTAAGCAGTTTCTCCAGGAGCTGAAGAGCCAGTTGGAGAAGTACTACGCCAGGGGGAGGATACCTCATATACAGACGGTGGTGAGGCCCGACATAATTACTGAGCGTGTTAGGCAGGCCCTCGCCACTGGGAACTGGGTCGGCGGCAAGACCGGCGTGTCGCAGATACTAGACCGCACGAACTACCTATCGACGCTGAGTTATCTTAGGCGGGTTGTGTCGTCTCTCTCCAGGACTCAGCCCCACTTCGAGGCGCGTGATTTGCACCCAACCCAGTGGGGGAGGCTCTGCGCGGTGGAGACGCCGGAGGGTCAAAACGTCGGCCTTGTAAAGAACTTGGCACTCCTCGCGGAGATCACCACGGGCGTAGATGAGGGGGAGGTTGAGCAGATGCTGTACGGAATGGGCGTCGTCCCTATCTTAAAGGCGAGGGATGAGGGGGTAGCCGGCGCCGAGGTGTACCTAAACGGGAGGCTCATCGGCGTGCATCCCAACCCAGATGAGCTGGCAGCCGCAGTTAGGGGGCTTAGGAGGCAGGGCAAGATAAGCGACGAAATCAACATCGCCGTGTTGAACGGAGTTGTGTACGTGAACTCAGACGGGGGCCGCATCAGGAGGCCCCTCCTCGTGATTGAAGATGGCAAATTGAAGCTAACCAAGGAGGTGGTTGAGAGAGTCAAGAGAGGCGACTTGACTTGGGACGACTTGGTGAAGACCGGCGTCGTGGAGTACCTAGACGCCGATGAGGAGGAGAATGCCCACATCGCGACGGATCCACACGTGGATCTGTCCAACTACACGCATGTTGAGATTATCCCCTCGTCTATACTCGGCGCAGTTGCCTCCATAATACCCTACCTTGAGCATAACCAATCTCCGCGTAATCAGTACGAGGCCGCCATGGCGAAGCAGTCGCTGGGTCTGCCGCAGTCCAACCTGCTCTACAAGCTAGACTCCCGTGGCCACATGTTGTACTACCCAGAGAGGCCGATAGTGACGACCCGCGGCTTGGAGCTCGTCGGCTATTCCAAGAAGCCGGCTGGCCAGAACGCCGTTGTGGCGCTGCTCACATACACAGGCTACAACATCGAGGACGCCGTCATACTGAATAAGGCGTCGGTGGAGCGGGGCATGTTCCGCTCGGTGTTTTACAGGACCTACGAGACAGAGGAGCAGAAGTACCCCGGGGGCGAGGAGGATAGAATTGAGATACCGGACAGCTCGGTGAAGGGGTATAGAGGGCCCGAGGCGTATAGCCACTTAGACGAGGACGGCATCGCGCCGCCGGAGGTGTATGTGAGTAGTAACGAAGTTCTCATCGGCAAGACGTCTCCCCCCAGGTTTTACACGACGCTGGAGGCCGAGCGTATTCTCAAGGAGCGGAGAGATGCCTCAGTCGCAGTTAGGCGCGGCGAGAGGGGCATTGTGGACAGGGTGATTGTCACCGAGTCTCCGGAGGGCAATAAGCTGGTCAAGGTGCGGCTGAGGGAGTTAAGGATCCCCGAGCTTGGGGATAAATTTGCCTCCCGCCACGGGCAGAAAGGCGTCTTGGGGATGTTGCTGAGACA
It includes:
- a CDS encoding DNA-directed RNA polymerase subunit H; amino-acid sequence: MGRVTLGVKEVAVVPKEEARELLRRLRLRPWQLPWIRSSDPLAQLAGAKPGDVLKIVRESPTAGEAVAYRLVVPG
- a CDS encoding DNA-directed RNA polymerase subunit B; its protein translation is MVDLLPLPVITSPSDGGFPTRDDRWVLVERFIKDKGLASHQIKSFNDFLDKKLPRIVEDFKVVETEIKGLKLVLERIEVGWPRIKESDGSESLIYPMEARLRNATYSAPLYLTATLYVDDEPYATETFYVGELPIMVKSKRCNLTRLRASEYAKRFEDPQDFGGYFIINGSERVIISQEDLVADRPIYDKGDKPSVRYLAKTISTGIGYRSTLTVEFSRDGVIYATLSAMPVKIPFPIYMKALGLETDEEVVKAVSDDPEIQKELLPSLIAANQIAITREDALDFIGGKVAVGQPRPVRVERALQLLDRYFLPHLGTTVADEKRQQEIRLKKALMLGQIVKGLVELHLGRRKPDDKDHVANKRVRLVGDLMTQLFRTVFKQFLQELKSQLEKYYARGRIPHIQTVVRPDIITERVRQALATGNWVGGKTGVSQILDRTNYLSTLSYLRRVVSSLSRTQPHFEARDLHPTQWGRLCAVETPEGQNVGLVKNLALLAEITTGVDEGEVEQMLYGMGVVPILKARDEGVAGAEVYLNGRLIGVHPNPDELAAAVRGLRRQGKISDEINIAVLNGVVYVNSDGGRIRRPLLVIEDGKLKLTKEVVERVKRGDLTWDDLVKTGVVEYLDADEEENAHIATDPHVDLSNYTHVEIIPSSILGAVASIIPYLEHNQSPRNQYEAAMAKQSLGLPQSNLLYKLDSRGHMLYYPERPIVTTRGLELVGYSKKPAGQNAVVALLTYTGYNIEDAVILNKASVERGMFRSVFYRTYETEEQKYPGGEEDRIEIPDSSVKGYRGPEAYSHLDEDGIAPPEVYVSSNEVLIGKTSPPRFYTTLEAERILKERRDASVAVRRGERGIVDRVIVTESPEGNKLVKVRLRELRIPELGDKFASRHGQKGVLGMLLRHEDMPFTEDGIVPDIIVNPHALPSRMTVAQLLESMAGKVGASTGHLVDATPFEGVKEEDLRKLLLKLGYKWDGKEVMYSGITGERLVADIFIGVVYYQKLHHMVADKIHARARGPVQILTRQPTEGRSREGGLRLGEMERDVLIAHGASALLYERLVESSDKYVMYVCELCGLPAYLDAKSNKPRCPIHGDTGQFAKVVVPYAFKLLLQELIALGIYPKIELSEVLD